In the genome of Anabaena cylindrica PCC 7122, the window AAACCCAAGCTCCAATAGTAAAATTGTGGTATAAGACCATTAATGCCAACACAATGGGGAAAGTTAAACCTTTATGAAAATTAATGGGATGCTTTATTTTCATATTTTGGCTTTTTGTGAGATTTTTAAGTTAGTGAAAATATAGAGAGATAGGCAAATCCAACCTACCTCTCCACAATAATTATTTCTTTGCAATGATCCAAACTGCGTGGATAATACCAGGGAAATAGCCGAATAAAGTCAAGACAACGTTAATCCAAAAGTCTGCACCGAAACCTACTTGCAAAAATACTCCTAAAGGTGGCAGAAAAACCGCGCATAAAATCCGTACTAAATCCATTTCAGCCTCCTATTAATCTTTGACATCTCTAGAGTTAACATCATGCTCTGTAAATACGATTCCTGAGATGATACGGTAAACCGCACTCATTAACCACCACTGATTTTAGCTTTGTAACCAAGCTTAATTAAAATCTCCAAAATCTTCTGCTTATGATCGCCCTGAATCTCAATTTCGGTTTCTTTGACAGTACCACCTGTACCACATTGGGCTTTTAACTGTTTCAGCAAAGCTGCTAAGGTTTCTGGTTTGGTTTGGAAACCAGTAATTACTGTCACAGTTTTACCTTTGCGTCCAGCACGAGTAGCTTGTATTCTTACATTTTGCTGGTTTGGGGGTAAATCTTGGATTCCACGTTCTACAGCGCGTTCTAGTGCGGGTGAGCTACCGTTACCAAATTCTTGGTAGACAAAGCGTTTGTCAGATTTGGGATTGGAAGAAGACATAAAATTTAATTCAGGGAAGATAAATGTTTGAGGAAGTAGTCAAGGATACGGGATGGTACTGAGTTATAGCATTTTAATCGACTCTGTTTTGTTATTTTAGCCAATCGGTGACTACTACTGAGCGATCGCACAAGTAAATCAATCGCGTATCTGATCAGCTTTCTGGTAAATCTATGTGACTACATTAATTTTTTTGAGGATGAGAGGATTAAAGTGATATAAATTACCGAAAAGATTAATTTGAGCTATAATTATGTTCAAAATTGCATTATCAACTTCCTCTGATTCTGGGAACCCTCCCATCTCTAAACAGTATCGTCTTTTGGGTGGTATCGCTGCTTTAATCTTAATTAGTCTACTGAGTTCATCCGGTGGAGCGCCAGTGCAGCATACCATTTCTAACTGTTGGGAAGGGTTTATTTGGGGGATTGCAGATCCAGTGATTGGCTTAGATCGTCTAGCTGCTATAGTGGCTATCGGTTTACTCTCTGCCAAGTTTGCACGTGGTATTTGGATAAGTGTATCTTTTTTACTAGCTGCTTTCTGTGGACAATTAATTCATCTGTGTCAGCTAAATTTACCCGGTGC includes:
- a CDS encoding translation initiation factor — protein: MSSSNPKSDKRFVYQEFGNGSSPALERAVERGIQDLPPNQQNVRIQATRAGRKGKTVTVITGFQTKPETLAALLKQLKAQCGTGGTVKETEIEIQGDHKQKILEILIKLGYKAKISGG
- a CDS encoding YqaE/Pmp3 family membrane protein, with product MDLVRILCAVFLPPLGVFLQVGFGADFWINVVLTLFGYFPGIIHAVWIIAKK